In Amaranthus tricolor cultivar Red isolate AtriRed21 chromosome 3, ASM2621246v1, whole genome shotgun sequence, a single window of DNA contains:
- the LOC130807909 gene encoding WPP domain-interacting protein 3-like, with translation MDSMNLSEKVDENSISNGKEEDEGGNSSHQGEVETTKPSTSSSTKGFGLKKWRRIKRRDHHVPDSPVKDKDKDSDSDSNSTGRMLKRGSANILNENKDTSSAVPIPISIPIPIPIPIPISIPGTFNAGADSDNSDDTHTHRSSSKSSTKAQLFRDKTRTKILTKNTAKSPDPSKKARGNVNNHKEFSSISSFESDSISCNSVNNQIPIPPLQLDSSPKPTHSSDQLSSNANKDRDPLADSIIMLQAAQLALQTELQMFGEIGKGICSLYDDMDRTSGVAVRSLPADPDPLVYMNHASSMCDGWNELNHSYSSKIIQTLERQLNEAEDNLKKKELRIAELETTMSVESPQDRAMEKKRCMEMEAELQELFKQKLEAEVQSVVITRSTKDSSNLDRVDNKKFISEEALCLSEIENKAGQCEESEILQMQRRVIKFTKCLAMQLVLLVLVFVLFVLQLVPKSDVVIPT, from the exons ATGGATTCAATGAATTTAAGTGAGAAAGTGGATGAGAATTCAATTTCAAATGGTAAGGAGGAAGATGAAGGTGGGAATTCGAGCCATCAAGGAGAAGTGGAGACAACGAAGCCCTCTACCTCGTCCTCTACGAAGGGTTTTGGATTGAAGAAATGGCGAAGGATCAAAAGACGAGATCATCATGTCCCTGACTCGCCCGTGAAGGACAAGGACAAGGATTCTGATTCCGATTCCAATTCCACAGGTAGAATGTTGAAGAGAGGATCTGCGAAcattttgaatgaaaataaggATACTTCTTCTGCAGTCCCTATTCCGATctcaatcccaatcccaatcccaatcccaatcccaatttCCATTCCCGGCACTTTTAACGCCGGTGCAGATTCTGATAACAGTGACGATACCCATACCCATCGGAGTAGCAGCAAGTCTTCTACGAAAGCTCAACTATTCCGTGACAAGACTAGGACCAAGATCCTTACAAAGAACACTGCTAAATCTCCAGACCCAAGTAAGAAAGCCAGAGGTAATGTTAATAATCACAAAGAATTCTCCTCCATTTCAAGCTTTGAATCTGATTCCATAAGTTGTAATTCTGTTAATAATCAAATACCAATTCCTCCTCTTCAACTCGACTCTTCTCCAAAGCCTACTCATTCTTCAGATCAACTCTCATCCAATGCTAATAAGGATCGCGATCCTCTTGCTGATTCTATCATCATGCTCCAAGCTGCTCAACTTGCTCTACAAACAG AGCTACAAATGTTTGGGGAGATAGGCAAGGGAATTTGTTCGTTATATGATGACATGGACAGGACTAGTGGTGTGGCTGTCCGTTCTCTGCCTGCTGATCCTGATCCCCTGGTTTATATGAATCATGCTTCTTCTATGTGTGATGGTTGGAATGAGTTAAATCATAGCTACTCGAGTAAGATTATCCAAACACTGGAAAGACAGCTGAATGAAGCTGAAGATAATCTGAAGAAAAAGGAACTGAGAATTGCTGAACTTGAAACAACTATGAGTGTGGAGTCACCTCAAGATCGTGCAATGGAGAAGAAAAGATGCATGGAGATGGAAGCTGAGCTGCAGGAACTCTTCAAACAGAAACTTGAAGCTGAAGTTCAGTCTGTTGTGATAACAAGATCTACAAAGGACTCGAGTAATCTGGACCGGGTGGATAATAAAAAGTTTATCTCGGAGGAAGCGCTGTGCCTTTCAGAAATAGAAAACAAGGCTGGGCAATGTGAGGAGTCAGAGATTCTGCAAATGCAGAGAAGGGTAATTAAGTTTACAAAATGCCTTGCAATGCAATTGGTTTTGCTGGTCTTAGTGTTTGTGCTGTTTGTGTTACAGTTAGTACCCAAATCAGATGTGGTTATACCCACCTAG
- the LOC130807408 gene encoding uncharacterized protein LOC130807408 — protein MPPFLKRPGTRGDSDRVLQNLVKALAGARNPRQKSLKERASSISKRIAQSKPSTYSGKGEPSMLENWLREFDKLFSVVRCPAEFMGDQAAFFWSKTLTTGGHIGALRDQFYSPHVRKDKSNEFARFEIGSLSVDEYYQKFMEYLKFRLEDVPKKAKKIQRFELGLSYEIQKHIETDRYDTLDQLYKRAAQKHKTFGGFQEKGYHSGQTSKSRGSSTSKDRIQKPLYDRNGKERIYNCRRRQKNHPGRDCRGALVDCSYCGKSGHRMYECYTRLGQQEPQGRNHRGYQQQRFGNGRSGNDTGSGNHNGGGFGRNPGGATNPRNKNFSKKRGNQGGATTGTQNKGRLSAVNVREATQMSNVVTGTFCINSKSIKVLDDFGASYSFISKSRIRDSGLENPEKTSFSVAIPSRKTFHFNIRNPWDGLLGRYKAVIDCEEQTVTLSGPRGEKVKYRKLPKGPKEKIVSSLEARKLIKQGQPWFLCSVCKVAVREVRIDDIPVVCDFKDVFPDELPGMPPKRDVDFSIDLVPGTGPISKVPYRMAPKEMEELKVQLEELLGKGYIRPIVSLWGAPVLFESFRRLIYDRDILEKDISKSAFRTKYGHFEFTVMPFGLTKALDAFIGLMNRFFNAYLDKCVVVFIDDILVYSKSREEHQEHLRCKFWLEQVAFLGHLISKEGISVDPAKVEAVRVWSTPRNVTDIRIFLGLAGCYRHFVKDFSRIAHPLISLMKKEKKFVWTEECEKAFQLLKEKLTTAPVDASKHGLGCVLMQDNKVVAYASRQLKTHEIFTNHKSLQFLFTQSELNLRQRRWLELISDYDLEIDYHEGRANVVADALSRKSRH, from the exons ATGCCTCCATTCTTGAAAAGGCCCGGAACTAGAGGAGACTCTGACCGTGTGCTTCAAAACCTAGTGAAGGCCCTAGCAGGCGCAAGGAATCCCAGACAGAAATCCCTGAAAGAGAGGGCCTCATCGATTAGTAAGAGgatagcccagagtaaaccctcgaccTACAGTGGGAAAGGAGAACCTTCTATGCTGGAAAACTGGCTTCGGGAATTCGACAAACTCTTTAGTGTGGTTAGATGCCCCGCGGAGTTCATGGGCGACCAGGCTGCGTTTTTTTGGTCGAAGACGCTGACtactggtggacacata GGAGCATTAAGGGATCAATTTTACTCGCCTCATGTGAGGAAAGACAAGTCAAACGAGTTTGCTAGGTTTGAAATAGGGAGTTTATCGGTGGATGAGTACTACCAGAAGTTTATGGAATACCTGAAGTTTCGCCTTGAGGATGTTCCAAAAAAAGCAAAGAAAATACAACGCTTTGAACTGGGTTTATCGTACGAgattcaaaaacacattgagaccgATAGGTACGATACTTTAGACCAGTTATATAAGAGAGCAGCTCAG AAACACAAAACCTTTGGGGGCTTTCAAGAAAAAGGGTATCATTCAGgacaaacaagtaaaagtaggGGAAGTTCGACATCTAAAGACAGGATACAAAAACCACTGTATGACCgcaatgggaaggaaagaatttataacTGTAGGAGACGCCAGAAAAATCATCCAGGAAGAGATTGTCGGGGTGCATTAGTGGACTGTTCATATTGCGGTAAATCGGGTCATAGAATGTATGAGTGCTATACTCGATTGGGACAACAAGAGCCTCAAGGGAGAAATCACAGAGGTTATCAACAGCAACGCTTCGGCAATGGTCGGAGTGGCAATGACACTGGAAGTGGAAATCATAATGGTGGTGGTTTTGGTAGAAACCCTGGGGGTGCCACAAACCCTAG GAATaagaatttttctaaaaaacgAGGTAATCAAGGAGGTGCTACCACTGGCACTCAAAATAAAGGCAGACTTTCAGCAGTTAACGTTAGGGAAGCAACACAGATGTCTAATGTGGTCACGGGTACGttttgcatcaattcaaagtcTATTAAGGTTCTTGATGATTTTGGTGCATCGTACTCTTTCATTTCTAAGTCTAGAATTAGAGACTCAGGATTGGAAAATCCAGAGAAAACATCTTTCTCAGTCGCTATTCCTTCCAGAAAGACCTTtcattttaatat ACGTAATCCTTGGGATGGATTGTTGGGTAGATATAAGGCAGTGATAGATTGTGAGGAGCAAACCGTAACACTAAGCGGACCCCGAGGagagaaagttaaatatagGAAGCTTCCAAAGGGACCTAAGGAAAAAATTGTGTCGTCCTTAGAAGCAAGGAAACTAATCAAGCAGGGACAACCGTGGTTTTTGTGTAGTGTATGTAAGGTGGCGGTGCGGGAGGTTCGAATTGATGATATTCCTGTAGTGTGTGATTTCAAGGATGTATTTCCAGATGAACTTCCAGGCATGCCACCGAAAAGGGACGTGGACTTTTCAATTGATTTGGTTcctgggacagggccaatttcaaaagtCCCTTATCGGATGGCTCCAAAGGAAATGGAAGAATTGAAGGTGCAATTAGAAGAGTTGTTGGgaaagggttatataagacccatTGTCTCTCTCTGGGGAGCCCCGGTGTTGTTT GAGTCTTTTCGAAGATTGATCTACGATCGGGATATCCTCGAGAaagatattagtaaatcagcttttcgAACCAAATATGGACACTTTGAGTTCACTGTGATGCCTTTTGGATTAACCAAGGCTCTCGACGCATTTATAGGGTTGATGAATAGATTTTTTAATGCGTATCTTGATAAGTGTGTAgtggtgtttattgatgatatcttggtataTTCTAAGAGCCGTGAAGAGCATCAAGAGCATTTAAGG TGCAAGTTTTGGTTAGAacaagtggcttttctgggtcaTCTTATTTCTAAAGAAGGGATTTCCGTCGATCCGGCAAAGGTAGAAGCCGTCCGAGTCTGGTCTACACCCCGGAATGTTACGGATATTCGGATTTTCTTGGGTTTAGCAGGATGTTATCGTCATTTTGTGAAAGATTTTTCTCGTATTGCTCATCCGCTGATATCCctgatgaagaaggagaagaagttcgTATGGACCGAGGAGTGTGAAAAGGCATTTCAATTGTTGAAGGAGAAGCTAACTACTGCTCCAGT TGATGCTTCCAAGCATGGGTTAGGTTGTGTTTTGATGCAAGATAATAAAGTAGTGGCATATGCTTCGCGCCAGTTgaagactcatgag atcttcacgAACCATAAgagcttgcaatttttgtttACTCAATCCGAATTAAATTTGCGCCAACGGCGTTGGTTGGAATTGatcagtgattatgacttgGAGATTGATTATCATGAGGGTCGTGCaaatgtagtcgctgatgctttaAGCAGGAAATCGAGACACTAA